The proteins below come from a single Cottoperca gobio chromosome 11, fCotGob3.1, whole genome shotgun sequence genomic window:
- the rps18 gene encoding small ribosomal subunit protein uS13: protein MSLVIPEKFQHILRVLNTNIDGRRKIAFAITAIKGVGRRYAHVVLRKADIDLNKRAGELTDDEVERVVTIMQNPRQYKIPDWFLNRQKDVKDGKYSQVLANGLDNKLREDLERLKKIRAHRGLRHFWGLRVRGQHTKTTGRRGRTVGVSKKK, encoded by the exons ATG TCTCTGGTCATTCCTGAGAAGTTCCAGCACATTCTTCGTGTTCTTAACACGAACATCGATGGCAGGCGGAAGATTGCCTTCGCCATCACTGCCATCAAG GGTGTTGGCAGACGTTATGCTCATGTCGTCCTGAGGAAGGCCGACATCGACCTCAACAAAAGGGCTGGGGAGTTGACTGATGATGAG gTTGAGCGTGTTGTGACCATCATGCAGAACCCTCGCCAGTACAAAATCCCAGACTGGTTCCTCAACAGGCAGAAGGACGTCAAGGATGGCAAATACAGCCAG GTCCTCGCTAACGGTCTGGACAATAAATTGAGAGAAGATCTGGAGAGGCTGAAGAAGATCAGGGCTCACCGTGGTCTCAGGCACTTCTGGGG TCTGCGTGTGCGTGGTCAGCACACCAAGACCACCGGCCGTCGTGGTCGCACCGTTGGTGTGTCCAAGAAGAAGTAA
- the LOC115015906 gene encoding E3 ubiquitin-protein ligase RING2-A-like isoform X1 produces MAAPINIQTPSKTWELSLYELHRSPQEAIMDGTEVAVSPRSLHSELMCPICLDMLKNTMTTKECLHRFCSDCIVTALRSGNKECPTCRKKLVSRRSLRRDSNFDALISKIYPSRDEYEAHQRRVLERLNRLHNKEALSSSIEEGLRQQARYRSERNHRVKKPTQESDNTTFSGGEDNGDARSHLSHDSAPSHIPHPPGQTPSEAGPSRKRPRASDDGSGPEADSGSPTPPPRCHKEGPASEIELVFRPHPELVQAEDYNQTRYVKTTANATVDHLSKYLALRIALEDRQTKVETGDRGREEGGRGEEIGAGGETGGTAGSGEGSSLSTISEKQYTIYIMTRGGQFSTLNGSLTLELVNEKYWKVRKPLELYYAPTKEQQQQQPQQPQQKSPPPQREGVQ; encoded by the exons ATGGCAGCGCCGATAAACATCCAGACTCCCAGTAAGACCTGGGAGCTGAGTCTGTATGAACTTCACAGGAGCCCTCAG gaggcgATCATGGATGGGACAGAGGTGGCTGTGTCTCCTCGCTCTCTGCACAGTGAGCTGATGTGTCCCATCTGTCTGGACATGCTGAAAAACACCATGACGACCAAAGAGTGTCTGCACCGCTTCTGCTCCGACTGCATCGTCACCGCACTGCGATCGGG GAACAAAGAGTGTCCGACCTGCAGGAAGAAGCTGGTCTCCAGGCGTTCGCTGCGCCGAGACTCAAACTTCGATGCGCTGATCTCGAAGATCTACCCGAGTCGGGACGAGTATGAGGCCCACCAGCGCCGCGTCCTGGAGCGACTCAACAGACTGCACAACAAAGAGGCGCTGAGCTCCAGCATCGAGGAGGGACTCCGACAGCAGGCCCGCTACAGGTCCgagag GAACCACCGGGTGAAGAAGCCGACTCAGGAGAGTGACAACACCACCTTCAGTGGGGGGGAAGACAACGGCGATGCCCGCTCACACCTGTCTCATGACTCGGCGCCCTCACACATTCCTCACCCCCCCGGTCAGACCCCGTCAGAAGCAGGGCCGAGCCGCAAGCGGCCGCGAGCATCAGATGACGGCTCGGGGCCCGAGGCGGACAGTGGCAGCCCCACCCCTCCACCGAGGTGTCACAAAGAGGGGCCAGCCTCAGAGATAGAGCTGGTGTTCAGACCACACCCAGAGCTGGTGCAAGCCGAGGACTACAACCAGACCAG ATATGTGAAGACAACAGCCAACGCCACTGTGGACCATCTGTCTAAATACCTCGCTCTGCGTATCGCcctggaggacagacagaccaaagtagagacaggggacagaggaagagaggagggaggaagaggagaggaaataggagcaggaggagaaactGGAGGAACAGCAGGAAGTGGAGAGGGCTCGAGTCTGAGCACCATCAGTGAGAAACAGTACACCATCTACATCATGACGAGAGGAGGGCAGTTCTCT ACGCTGAACGGCTCTCTGACTCTGGAGTTGGTCAACGAGAAATACTGGAAGGTGAGGAAGCCTCTGGAGCTTTACTACGCCCCCACCaaggaacaacaacaacaacaaccacagcaGCCGCAACAGAAGTCTCCCCCTCCACAGAGGGAGGGAGTTCAGTGA
- the LOC115015906 gene encoding E3 ubiquitin-protein ligase RING2-A-like isoform X2: MAAPINIQTPSKTWELSLYELHRSPQEAIMDGTEVAVSPRSLHSELMCPICLDMLKNTMTTKECLHRFCSDCIVTALRSGNKECPTCRKKLVSRRSLRRDSNFDALISKIYPSRDEYEAHQRRVLERLNRLHNKEALSSSIEEGLRQQARYRNHRVKKPTQESDNTTFSGGEDNGDARSHLSHDSAPSHIPHPPGQTPSEAGPSRKRPRASDDGSGPEADSGSPTPPPRCHKEGPASEIELVFRPHPELVQAEDYNQTRYVKTTANATVDHLSKYLALRIALEDRQTKVETGDRGREEGGRGEEIGAGGETGGTAGSGEGSSLSTISEKQYTIYIMTRGGQFSTLNGSLTLELVNEKYWKVRKPLELYYAPTKEQQQQQPQQPQQKSPPPQREGVQ; encoded by the exons ATGGCAGCGCCGATAAACATCCAGACTCCCAGTAAGACCTGGGAGCTGAGTCTGTATGAACTTCACAGGAGCCCTCAG gaggcgATCATGGATGGGACAGAGGTGGCTGTGTCTCCTCGCTCTCTGCACAGTGAGCTGATGTGTCCCATCTGTCTGGACATGCTGAAAAACACCATGACGACCAAAGAGTGTCTGCACCGCTTCTGCTCCGACTGCATCGTCACCGCACTGCGATCGGG GAACAAAGAGTGTCCGACCTGCAGGAAGAAGCTGGTCTCCAGGCGTTCGCTGCGCCGAGACTCAAACTTCGATGCGCTGATCTCGAAGATCTACCCGAGTCGGGACGAGTATGAGGCCCACCAGCGCCGCGTCCTGGAGCGACTCAACAGACTGCACAACAAAGAGGCGCTGAGCTCCAGCATCGAGGAGGGACTCCGACAGCAGGCCCGCTACAG GAACCACCGGGTGAAGAAGCCGACTCAGGAGAGTGACAACACCACCTTCAGTGGGGGGGAAGACAACGGCGATGCCCGCTCACACCTGTCTCATGACTCGGCGCCCTCACACATTCCTCACCCCCCCGGTCAGACCCCGTCAGAAGCAGGGCCGAGCCGCAAGCGGCCGCGAGCATCAGATGACGGCTCGGGGCCCGAGGCGGACAGTGGCAGCCCCACCCCTCCACCGAGGTGTCACAAAGAGGGGCCAGCCTCAGAGATAGAGCTGGTGTTCAGACCACACCCAGAGCTGGTGCAAGCCGAGGACTACAACCAGACCAG ATATGTGAAGACAACAGCCAACGCCACTGTGGACCATCTGTCTAAATACCTCGCTCTGCGTATCGCcctggaggacagacagaccaaagtagagacaggggacagaggaagagaggagggaggaagaggagaggaaataggagcaggaggagaaactGGAGGAACAGCAGGAAGTGGAGAGGGCTCGAGTCTGAGCACCATCAGTGAGAAACAGTACACCATCTACATCATGACGAGAGGAGGGCAGTTCTCT ACGCTGAACGGCTCTCTGACTCTGGAGTTGGTCAACGAGAAATACTGGAAGGTGAGGAAGCCTCTGGAGCTTTACTACGCCCCCACCaaggaacaacaacaacaacaaccacagcaGCCGCAACAGAAGTCTCCCCCTCCACAGAGGGAGGGAGTTCAGTGA